Part of the Streptomyces sp. f51 genome is shown below.
GCCCGTGTGGTTCATGCGGCAGGCGGGCCGCTCGCTGCCCGAGTACCTCAAGGTGCGCGAGGGCATCCCCATGCTGGAGTCCTGCACGCGGCCCGACCTGGTCGCCGAGATCACGCTCCAGCCGGTCCGCAGGCACCGCGTGGACGCCGCGATCTACTACAGCGACATCGTGGTCCCGCTGAAGGCCATCGGCGTCGACCTGGACATCAAGCCGGGCGTCGGCCCCGTCGTCCAGAACCCGATCCGCACCCGCGCCGACCTGGCCCAGCTGCGTGATCTGACCCCCGAGGACGTCTGGTACGTCACCGAGGCGATCGGGCTCCTGACGGCCGAACTCGGCGAGACCCCGCTCATCGGTTTCGCGGGCGCGCCTTTCACCCTCGCGAGTTACCTCGTGGAGGGCGGTCCGTCCAAGAACCACGAGCACACCAAGGCGCTGATGTACAGCGACCCGCAGCTGTGGGCCGATCTGCTCGACCGTCTCGCCGAGATCACCTCCGCCTTCCTGAAGGTGCAGATCGAGGCCGGCGCGAGCGCCGTCCAGCTCTTCGACTCCTGGGTCGGCGCCCTGGCCCCCGCCGACTACCGCCGCTCGGTGATGCCCGCCTCCGCCAAGGTCTTCGACTCCGTCGCCTCCTACGGCGTGCCGCGCATCCACTTCGGTGTCGGCACCGGTGAGCTGCTGGGCCTCATGGGCGAGGCCGGCGCGGACGTCGTCGGCGTCGACTGGCGCGTCCCGCTCGACGAGGCCGCCCGCCGCGTCGGTCCCGGCAAGGCGTTCCAGGGCAACCTCGACCCCGCGGTCCTGTTCGCCTCCACCGAGGCCGTCGAGGCCAAGACCCGCGAGGTGCTCGACGCCGCCGCCGGTCTCGAGGGCCACGTCTTCAACCTCGGGCACGGCGTCATGCCGAGCATGGACCCCGACGTGCTGAGCCGTCTGGTGGAGTACGTCCACACGCAGACGGCCCGCTAGAAGCCGCGGTCGGCCCGTCCGCGGTTCACCAGCCGTGCCGCGCCTGTCTGCCCCACAGCAGACGGCGCGGTTCGGGCGGTGGCGGGGTGCCCGGACGCAGCGGCCAGGCCAGGAGCATCCCGGCCAGGAATCCGACGACGTGCGCCGCGTAGGCCACGGTGCCCGCCGCGGGCACGGCGGCGCCGGACGAGTACGCCGCCTGGAGCACGAACCAGAAGCCCAGCACGAGCCACGCGGGCAGCCTGAGCGGCAGGAACACCAGGAACGGGACGAGCACCCAGACCCTGGCTCTCGGATACAGCACGAGATACGCCCCGAGGACCCCGGCGATCGCCCCCGAGGCGCCGATCAGCGGGTCGCCCGAGTCCTCGTTCACCAGGGCGAAGCCGTACGCCGCCGCGAAGCCGCAGGCCCCGTAGAACAGTGCGAAGCGCACATGTCCGAGCCGGTCCTCGATGTTGTTGCCGAAGATCAGCAGGAAGAGCGTGTTGCCCAGCAGGTGCAGCCAGCTGCCGTGCAGGAACATCGCCGTGAGCACCGACAGCGGCGGCGACTTGTGGTAGCCGGGCGGGCCCAGCACACAGCCCGACCCGTGCGGGCCGGCGCCGACCTCGCCGGTCGGCACCAGACGGGGCATCCGATGATGGATCAGTTCCTGTGGCACGGCGGCGTAGTGGTCCATGAACGCGTGCAGATGACACAGCTGCGACAGGGCGCTGTCGCCCGCCACCGATCCGGCGAGACCGGGGGTGTAGAGGAAGACGAGCACATTGGCGGCGATCAGCGCGTACGTCACATAGGGCGTGCGCCGCACCGGGTTCACGTCATGGACGGGAATGACCACGAGGAACTACTGCCCGCGCGGCGCGGGGTGAATCCGCGCCGCACGGGGCTCGGCCGGGCACCCGGCCGGCCCGGCCTCCGGGAAGGTTCCCGCCGGACGCACTGAACACATGTGCCACTCCGGCCGTATGTCTTCTCAGCCCCCCGCACCGCGCCCACGGCGCGGCGGGGTACGACGACGCGACGACGTGAAGACGTGAGGACACAGGCCATGAGCGACCGAGTTACTCCTCCGATGCATGCCCTGCCCGACGGCGAGGCGGAAATCGCCCTGGTGCTGCACCTCCCCTGGGAGGACGTGGCCGCGCTCGGCCAGGAGGCCGGACGGCTCGCGGCCCGGATGCAGCGGCCCGTGACCCTGGACGAGGCCGTCAGCCACCGTCTGCGGTCCTCCCGTCCGGCCGCGCACGCCAAGCCGGCCCAGACCACGCCCGCGGTGACGGCGGCGGCCCCGGTCTCGACGGTCTCCTCGCTGCCGCCCCGCCCGCCCGCGGAGCAGGCCCGTCAGGCGATCGACCGGATCAACGGATCGGCCGGCAACGAGTCGGCGTAGCAGGCGTGTCGGCGGCCGCACCGCCGACGGCCCGTGAGGTGGCGGGCCGTCACCGTCCGCGCGGCGGCCGGCCCCTCCGTCCGGCCCGGCGGTGAGGCCGGCGGTCCGGCCCGCCCCTCACCGGGCTCCCGCGCGGACCTTCGCCACCGCCTTGCGCGCCGCCACCAGGACGGGGTCCCAGACCGGGGAGAACGGCGGGGCGTAGCCGAGGTCCAGCATCGTCATCTGTTCCACCGTCATGCCCGCGGTCAGGGCCACCGCCGCGATGTCCACGCGCTTCGCCGCACCCTCCCGGCCGACGATCTGCACCCCGAGCAGCCGCCCCGTGCGGTGCTCCGCGAGCATCTTCACCGTCATCAGGGCGGCGTTCGGGTAGTAGCCCGCCCGGCTCGTCGACTCGATCGTGACGGTCTCGAACCTGAGGCCCGCCCGGTGCGCGTCCTTCTCGCGCAGTCCGGTGCGGGCGATCTCCAGATCACAGACCTTGCTCACCGCGGTGCCGACGACCCCGGGGAACGTGGCGTAGCCGCCGGCCACGTTGGAGCCGATCACCTGGCCGTGCTTGTTCGCGTGGGTGCCCAGGGCGATGTGCCGCTCGCGCCCCGAGACCAGGTCGAGCACCTCGACGCAGTCGCCGCCCGCCCAGATGTCCTCGTGCCCGCGCACCCGCATGGACAGATCGGTGAGCAGCCCGCCGTGGTCGCCGAGCGGCAGCCCGGCCGCGCGGGCGAGCGACGTCTCCGGGCGGACGCCGATGCCGAGCACCACCACGTCCGCCGGGTACGTGGCGTCCTCGGTGGCGACCGCGCGGACCCGGCCGTCGTCACCCGTGAGGAATCCGGTGACCTCGGCGCCGCCGACCATGGTGATCCCGAGGCCCTCCATGGCCGTGTGCACCAGGCGGCCCATGTCCGGGTCGAGCGTGGACATCGGTTCACGGCCCCGGTTGAGGACCGTCACCTCGTACCCGCGGTTGATGAGGGCCTCGGCCATCTCCACGCCGATGTAGCCCGCGCCGACGACCACCGCGCGGCGGCCCCCGGTCACCGCCAGCGAGTCGAGCAGGGCCTGCCCGTCGTCCAGCGTCTGCACGCCGTGCACGCCCGGCGCGTTTGCGCCCGGCAGTTCGGGGCGGACCGGACGCGCGCCGGTCGCGACGACCAGCCTGTCGTACGACGTCCACGCCTCGGCCCCGGTTTCGAGGTCCCGCGAGCGCACCCGGGCACCCTCGACGTCGATCCCGGTGACCTCCGTACGCATCCGCAGGTCGATGTCGCGCGCGCGGTGTTCCTCGGGGGTCCGCGCGATCAACCGGTCGCGCTCGGGCACGTCGCCGCCCACCCAGTACGGGATGCCGCACGCCGAGTACGAGGTGAAGTGCCCCCGCTCGAACGCCACGATCTCCAGTTCGCCCGGACCGCGCAGCCGCCGCGCCTGGGACGCGGCGGACATCCCCGCCGCGTCACCCCCGATCACGACCAGCCGCTCCCGTGCCCCGCCCCTACTGCCCGCACCGCTCATGCTCATGCGAACACGCTACGGGGGCACGGCACTTCAGTCCTCCTCGCCGCCCTCCGGAGACGAGGCCGTGTCCCCCGAGGCCGATCCCGAAGCCGGACCGGGAGCCGGTCCCGAAGCCGCCGCCGGGTCCTGGCGGCGCCGCAGCCGCGGGCTCACCCCACGCGTCCACGCCAGGGCGATCAGACCGAGCACCACCGCGAAGGGCAGCACCGCCCCGAGCGCCAGCGCCAGCCAGCGCACCACCGTGACCAGGACGTTCCAGCCGCCCGAGAGCGCGTCCAGGAAGCCCGGGTCCGCCTCCTCCTTCGCCGTCTTCTTCACCGGGGTCTCGGACAGCGTGAGCGTGATCGTGGCCAGGCTCGTACGGTCCTTCAGCGACGCCTGCTGCGCGAGCAGCGCCTCCAGGTCGGACTCCCGGCTGCTCAACTCCCCTTCCAGCGCCACCACATCACTGAGTCTGGTCGCCCGGTCCATCAGTTCGCGGACCCGGGCCACACTGGCGCGCTGCGACTTCACGCGGCTGTCCACGTCCACGACCTGGTCGGTGACGTCCTGCGCCTTGGCCGTCCGCGCGACGACCTTCCCGGCGCCCTCCAGATCGGCGAGCACCTGGTCGTAGCGCTCGGAGGGCACCCGCAGGACCACCCGGGTGTGCTCGTGGTCGTGCCCGTCGCGGGTGGTGGTCTCGTCGCCGACGTAGCCGCCGGCGTTCTCGGCCGCCGTACGGGCGCCGTCCAGCGCCCCGGGGACGTCCTTGACCACGACGGTCAGGGAGGCGGTGCGGATGATGCTGTTCACGGTCACCTTGGGCGGGGCGGCGGTCCGGCGGTCGCTCGACGCGGCGCTGCCCGCCGCCCCCGAGTCCGCCCGCTCCGCCGGGGCGGCCTTCGCGTCCCCGGCGCTGCCCGCGGCCGACTTGTCGTTCGAGCTTCCCGTGGCGCCGGCGCCGCACCCCGTGAGCGCGAGCGCGGTGACGAGGAGCACCCCCGACAGGACCCGGACCCGGCGGCCGGGACGTGCCGGTGCGGCGGGGAGGCCGGACCGGGCGGGTGGCATGGACCGGACCGGACGTGCGGGACTGTGTGTGCGCATGCGGGATACCCCCCAGGGCGGTGACGACTGACGGTCCTTCGACGCCGCGGGGGTACGGGACGTTGGCGCCTTCCGGTCCCGATGCGGTCACGGTCGGGACTCGAAGAGGCCGCATGGCCCTGGCGGGAGCGTCCGTGCCGTCTGAGAGGGTGGAGCCATGAGCGCAACGGACACGGACACGCGGCACGTCGTCGTCATCGGAGCGGGCATCGCCGGACTGGCGGCCGCGCACCGATTGCTCGGGCGCGGCGCGCGCGTGACCGTCGTCGAGGCCTCGGACCGGGTCGGCGGCAAGCTGCTTCCCGGGGAGATCGCGGGTGTCCGGGTGGACCTGGGCGCCGAGTCCATGCTGGCGCGCCGCCCGGAGGCGGTGGACCTGGCCCGCGAGGTGGGCCTGGGCGACAGGCTGCGGCCGCCGGCCACCGCCACGGCCTCGATCTGGACCCGGGGCGCCCTGCGCCCGATGCCCAAGGGCCATGTGATGGGCGTACCGGGCACTGCCGCCGCTCTGGCCGGTGTGCTGTCGGACGAGGGCCTCGCCCGTATCGAGCGCGACGCCGAACTGCCCCGCACCGAGGTCGGCGACGACGTGGCCGTCGGGGAGTACGTGGCGGCCCGCCTCGGCCGCGAGGTCGTCGACCGTCTGGTCGAGCCGCTCCTGGGCGGTGTCTACGCCGGTGACGCGTACCGCATCTCGATGCGCTCCGCCGTCCCGCAGCTCTACCAGGCCGCGCGGTCCCACGACTCGCTGACGGAGGCCGTCCGGGAGATCCAGGCCAAGGCCGCCGCGAGCGGGCAGACCGGGCCCGTCTTCATGGGCGTCGAGGGCGGCGTCGGCCGCCTGCCGCTCGCCGTGGCGCGTTCGGTCACGGACCGCGGCGGCGAGATCCTCACCGGCACCCCGGTGACGGAACTGCGCCGGACGGCGCCGACGGGCTGGCAGGTGGTCGCGGGGGAGCGCGTCCTGCACGCCGACGCGGTGGTCGTCGCCGTCCCCGCCCCGGCCGCGGCCGCGCTGCTGGGCGCCGAGTCGCCGGCGGCCGCCGCGGGACTGCGCACGGTCGAGTACGCCTCCATGGCCCTGGTCACCCTCGCCTACCGCCGTTCCGGCGCCCGTCTCCCCGAGGGAAGCGGCTTCCTGGTGCCGCCGGTCGACGGCCGCACGATCAAGGCGTCGACCTTCGCCTCCCGTAAATGGGGCTGGATCGCCGACGAGGATCCGGACGTGCTGGTCCTGCGCACCTCCGTGGGGCGCCACGGCGAGACGGAGATCCTGGAGCGGGACGACGCCCACCTCGTCGACGTCTCCCGGCACGACCTGCGCGAGGCCACCGGCCTGGACGCGGAGCCGCTCCGGACCCTCGTCACCCGTTGGGACGACGGTCTGCCGCAGTACCCGGTCGGCCACCACGCGCGCGTGGCCCGCATCCGCGAGGAGGTCGCCAAGCTGCCGGGCCTCGCGGTGTGCGGCGCGCAGTACGACGGCGTCGGCATCCCGGCGTGCATCGCGAGCGCGTACGCCGCGGTGGACCAGCTGGGCGGTGACGTACGCGGTGTGCAGGAGCTCACCGCGAACCCGGTGCAGAGTCTGCACGGCGGAGCGGGAGAATAGGGACCATGAGTGACGACGCCCCCACCACCGAGGCCGGCAGGATCCCCAACAAGGGCAAGCTGGCCAAG
Proteins encoded:
- the hemE gene encoding uroporphyrinogen decarboxylase; this translates as MSANHSPAGQQPTATYESAFLKACRREPVPHTPVWFMRQAGRSLPEYLKVREGIPMLESCTRPDLVAEITLQPVRRHRVDAAIYYSDIVVPLKAIGVDLDIKPGVGPVVQNPIRTRADLAQLRDLTPEDVWYVTEAIGLLTAELGETPLIGFAGAPFTLASYLVEGGPSKNHEHTKALMYSDPQLWADLLDRLAEITSAFLKVQIEAGASAVQLFDSWVGALAPADYRRSVMPASAKVFDSVASYGVPRIHFGVGTGELLGLMGEAGADVVGVDWRVPLDEAARRVGPGKAFQGNLDPAVLFASTEAVEAKTREVLDAAAGLEGHVFNLGHGVMPSMDPDVLSRLVEYVHTQTAR
- the hemG gene encoding protoporphyrinogen oxidase, which codes for MSATDTDTRHVVVIGAGIAGLAAAHRLLGRGARVTVVEASDRVGGKLLPGEIAGVRVDLGAESMLARRPEAVDLAREVGLGDRLRPPATATASIWTRGALRPMPKGHVMGVPGTAAALAGVLSDEGLARIERDAELPRTEVGDDVAVGEYVAARLGREVVDRLVEPLLGGVYAGDAYRISMRSAVPQLYQAARSHDSLTEAVREIQAKAAASGQTGPVFMGVEGGVGRLPLAVARSVTDRGGEILTGTPVTELRRTAPTGWQVVAGERVLHADAVVVAVPAPAAAALLGAESPAAAAGLRTVEYASMALVTLAYRRSGARLPEGSGFLVPPVDGRTIKASTFASRKWGWIADEDPDVLVLRTSVGRHGETEILERDDAHLVDVSRHDLREATGLDAEPLRTLVTRWDDGLPQYPVGHHARVARIREEVAKLPGLAVCGAQYDGVGIPACIASAYAAVDQLGGDVRGVQELTANPVQSLHGGAGE
- a CDS encoding DUF4349 domain-containing protein, with translation MPPARSGLPAAPARPGRRVRVLSGVLLVTALALTGCGAGATGSSNDKSAAGSAGDAKAAPAERADSGAAGSAASSDRRTAAPPKVTVNSIIRTASLTVVVKDVPGALDGARTAAENAGGYVGDETTTRDGHDHEHTRVVLRVPSERYDQVLADLEGAGKVVARTAKAQDVTDQVVDVDSRVKSQRASVARVRELMDRATRLSDVVALEGELSSRESDLEALLAQQASLKDRTSLATITLTLSETPVKKTAKEEADPGFLDALSGGWNVLVTVVRWLALALGAVLPFAVVLGLIALAWTRGVSPRLRRRQDPAAASGPAPGPASGSASGDTASSPEGGEED
- a CDS encoding FAD-dependent oxidoreductase produces the protein MSMSGAGSRGGARERLVVIGGDAAGMSAASQARRLRGPGELEIVAFERGHFTSYSACGIPYWVGGDVPERDRLIARTPEEHRARDIDLRMRTEVTGIDVEGARVRSRDLETGAEAWTSYDRLVVATGARPVRPELPGANAPGVHGVQTLDDGQALLDSLAVTGGRRAVVVGAGYIGVEMAEALINRGYEVTVLNRGREPMSTLDPDMGRLVHTAMEGLGITMVGGAEVTGFLTGDDGRVRAVATEDATYPADVVVLGIGVRPETSLARAAGLPLGDHGGLLTDLSMRVRGHEDIWAGGDCVEVLDLVSGRERHIALGTHANKHGQVIGSNVAGGYATFPGVVGTAVSKVCDLEIARTGLREKDAHRAGLRFETVTIESTSRAGYYPNAALMTVKMLAEHRTGRLLGVQIVGREGAAKRVDIAAVALTAGMTVEQMTMLDLGYAPPFSPVWDPVLVAARKAVAKVRAGAR
- a CDS encoding rhomboid family intramembrane serine protease — translated: MVIPVHDVNPVRRTPYVTYALIAANVLVFLYTPGLAGSVAGDSALSQLCHLHAFMDHYAAVPQELIHHRMPRLVPTGEVGAGPHGSGCVLGPPGYHKSPPLSVLTAMFLHGSWLHLLGNTLFLLIFGNNIEDRLGHVRFALFYGACGFAAAYGFALVNEDSGDPLIGASGAIAGVLGAYLVLYPRARVWVLVPFLVFLPLRLPAWLVLGFWFVLQAAYSSGAAVPAAGTVAYAAHVVGFLAGMLLAWPLRPGTPPPPEPRRLLWGRQARHGW